The following coding sequences are from one Lysinibacillus sp. FSL W8-0992 window:
- a CDS encoding cysteine desulfurase has translation MINKDIKSYFPILNQQVNGHPLVYLDSAATSQKPTQVIEAIKHYYEFDNSNVHRGVHTLGNRATDKYEGAREKVRNFINAKSTEEIIFTRGTTTALNTVASSYGRANVEQGDEIVITHMEHHSNIIPWQQLAKEKNAILKYIDLEADGTIDLEKVRATITPKTKIVSVSMASNVLGTINPIKEIAKIAHANGAVMVADGAQAAPHMKIDVQDLDVDFLGFSGHKMCGPTGIGVLYGKKEHLEMMEPIEFGGEMIDFVGLQDSTWKELPWKFEGGTPIIAGAIGLGAAIDFLTEVGLENIAQHEHKLVGYAMDQLETIEGLKIFGPRDPMKRCGLVTFNLDDVHPHDVATVLDMNGIAVRAGHHCAQPLMKCLQQVATARASFYLYNTEEDIDRLVAGLRSAKEYFGDVF, from the coding sequence ATGATCAATAAAGACATTAAAAGCTATTTCCCAATATTAAATCAACAAGTAAATGGTCATCCACTTGTTTACCTTGATAGCGCAGCAACATCTCAAAAGCCTACTCAAGTAATTGAAGCAATTAAGCATTATTATGAATTTGATAACTCGAATGTTCACCGAGGTGTGCATACATTGGGAAATCGTGCGACTGACAAATACGAGGGTGCTCGTGAAAAGGTGCGCAATTTCATTAATGCGAAATCAACAGAAGAAATTATTTTTACTCGTGGTACAACGACTGCGTTAAATACAGTAGCTTCTAGTTATGGTCGTGCAAATGTTGAGCAAGGTGATGAAATTGTCATCACACATATGGAGCATCACTCCAACATTATTCCTTGGCAACAACTTGCAAAAGAAAAAAATGCAATATTAAAGTACATTGACCTTGAGGCAGATGGCACAATTGATCTTGAAAAGGTTCGAGCAACGATTACACCGAAAACGAAAATCGTGTCAGTATCAATGGCATCAAATGTTCTCGGTACAATTAATCCGATTAAAGAAATTGCAAAAATTGCACATGCTAATGGTGCCGTAATGGTAGCAGATGGTGCGCAAGCTGCACCGCATATGAAAATTGATGTGCAAGATTTAGATGTAGATTTCTTAGGCTTTTCAGGTCATAAAATGTGCGGTCCGACTGGAATAGGTGTACTATATGGTAAAAAAGAGCACCTTGAAATGATGGAGCCAATTGAATTTGGTGGCGAAATGATCGATTTTGTTGGACTACAAGATTCAACGTGGAAGGAATTACCGTGGAAATTTGAAGGTGGTACGCCTATCATTGCAGGTGCAATCGGTTTAGGTGCTGCTATCGATTTCTTAACGGAAGTAGGGTTAGAGAATATTGCACAGCACGAGCATAAGCTTGTAGGCTATGCAATGGATCAACTTGAAACAATTGAGGGACTTAAAATTTTTGGTCCGCGCGATCCAATGAAACGTTGTGGTCTTGTTACGTTTAACTTAGATGATGTACATCCACATGATGTTGCAACAGTTCTGGACATGAATGGTATCGCTGTTCGTGCAGGACATCATTGCGCTCAACCACTAATGAAATGTCTCCAACAAGTAGCGACAGCGCGCGCAAGCTTTTATCTGTATAACACGGAGGAAGATATTGACCGCTTAGTTGCCGGGTTGCGTTCTGCGAAGGAGTATTTTGGCGATGTCTTTTAA
- the sufU gene encoding Fe-S cluster assembly sulfur transfer protein SufU has protein sequence MSFNNLDQLYRSVIMDHYKNPRNKGSLDTDAVTIDMNNPTCGDRIHLTLKVNDGVVEDAKFDGEGCSISMSSASMMTQIVKGKKVEEALELAEIFSKMMMGEEYSDKYDLEDVEALQGVSQFPARIKCATLAWKAMEKGVKE, from the coding sequence ATGTCTTTTAATAATTTAGATCAACTATACCGTTCAGTTATCATGGATCATTATAAAAATCCTCGAAATAAAGGATCTTTAGATACAGATGCTGTAACAATTGATATGAACAATCCGACTTGTGGCGACCGCATTCACTTAACGCTTAAAGTGAATGATGGTGTTGTAGAAGATGCGAAATTTGATGGTGAAGGCTGTTCTATTTCGATGTCTTCTGCTTCAATGATGACACAAATTGTCAAAGGGAAAAAAGTAGAAGAAGCATTAGAGCTTGCTGAAATTTTTTCAAAAATGATGATGGGTGAAGAATATAGCGATAAATACGACCTTGAGGATGTTGAGGCACTGCAAGGTGTTTCTCAATTCCCTGCACGAATTAAATGTGCGACATTGGCTTGGAAAGCAATGGAAAAAGGCGTAAAAGAATAA
- the sufB gene encoding Fe-S cluster assembly protein SufB — MAKKMPDIGDYKYGFHDKDVSIFRSKRGLTEEIVREISNMKQEPEWMLEYRLKALETFYTKPMPQWGGDLGDLNFDEITYYVKPSEATQKSWDEVPEEIKATFDKLGIPEAEQKYLAGVSAQYESEVVYHNMKQELEDLGIVFKDTDSALRENEDIFKKYWGKVIPYTDNKFAALNSAVWSGGSFIYVPPGVKVETPLQAYFRINSENMGQFERTLIIVDEGAHVHYVEGCTAPVYTTNSLHSAVVEIIVEKNAYCRYTTIQNWANNVYNLVTKRTVVEANGTMEWIDGNIGSKLTMKYPACILKGEGARGMTLSIALAGKGQHQHAGAKMIHMAPNTSSTIVSKSIAKQGGKVTYMGQVRFGPKASGARANIECDTLIMDNQSTSDTIPYNEILNDNVSLEHEAKVSKVSEEQLFYLMSRGISEEEATEMIVMGFIEPFTKELPMEYAVEMNRLIKFEMEGSIG, encoded by the coding sequence ATGGCTAAAAAAATGCCGGATATTGGCGATTACAAATACGGATTCCATGACAAGGACGTATCAATTTTCCGTTCAAAACGTGGTTTAACTGAAGAAATCGTCCGTGAAATTTCAAATATGAAGCAAGAGCCTGAGTGGATGCTTGAATACCGCTTAAAAGCGCTTGAAACTTTCTATACAAAACCAATGCCACAATGGGGTGGCGACCTTGGCGATTTAAACTTCGATGAAATTACGTACTACGTAAAACCATCTGAAGCTACGCAAAAATCTTGGGATGAAGTACCTGAAGAAATTAAAGCAACATTTGATAAATTAGGTATTCCTGAAGCAGAGCAAAAGTATCTTGCAGGTGTATCAGCTCAGTACGAATCTGAGGTAGTATACCACAATATGAAACAAGAGCTTGAAGATCTTGGTATTGTGTTTAAAGATACTGATTCTGCATTACGTGAAAATGAAGATATTTTCAAAAAATATTGGGGTAAAGTAATTCCATACACTGACAACAAATTTGCTGCACTAAATTCAGCAGTTTGGTCAGGTGGTTCATTTATTTATGTGCCACCAGGTGTAAAAGTTGAAACACCTTTACAAGCTTACTTCCGTATTAACTCTGAAAATATGGGTCAATTCGAACGTACGCTAATTATTGTGGATGAGGGTGCACATGTACACTATGTTGAAGGATGTACAGCTCCTGTTTATACAACTAACTCTTTACACTCAGCAGTAGTAGAGATTATCGTTGAAAAAAATGCTTATTGCCGTTATACAACGATTCAAAACTGGGCGAACAACGTTTACAATTTAGTAACAAAGCGTACAGTTGTTGAAGCAAACGGTACGATGGAATGGATCGATGGTAATATCGGTTCTAAATTAACGATGAAATACCCAGCTTGTATCCTAAAAGGTGAAGGCGCTCGTGGTATGACATTATCAATTGCATTAGCTGGTAAAGGGCAACACCAACATGCTGGAGCAAAAATGATTCATATGGCACCTAATACATCTTCTACAATCGTTTCTAAATCGATTGCTAAACAAGGTGGTAAAGTAACATATATGGGTCAAGTACGTTTCGGTCCTAAAGCAAGTGGTGCACGTGCCAACATTGAATGTGATACGTTAATCATGGATAACCAATCTACTTCGGATACAATTCCATACAACGAAATTTTAAATGATAATGTTTCTTTAGAGCATGAAGCGAAAGTTTCTAAAGTATCAGAAGAGCAGTTATTCTACTTAATGTCTCGTGGTATTTCTGAAGAAGAGGCAACGGAAATGATCGTAATGGGCTTTATCGAACCATTTACGAAAGAATTACCAATGGAATACGCAGTAGAAATGAACCGTCTCATCAAGTTTGAGATGGAAGGAAGCATCGGATAA
- a CDS encoding site-specific integrase, whose protein sequence is MASFRKIRGSWEYRIRYKDKQSGKWKETSKSGFATKKEAQLAASEANLDFEYYGFQEDGKETMYSYMEKWFELYKRPYLKQTTIDLQERNINNNILPRWGNYKLREITRSEYTEWLLELSKKYATGSVRRIHSIMSAAINDAVHEFRILRETPLSRVKIPKNNTEAKIKFYSVNEMNALIEASKLKVKHAKYQQSNMYYAMIHLLGHTGLRIGECLSLTWSDIDLENGKLTVNKTVSYPDKSNRPVVSSTKTTSSERIIELDKATVNVLKTYSINQKELYLRYPSILKPADKLLFHTADGLHYRANVVRDQFRVFCKRANVPVLSPHALRHSHAVHLLEAGANIKYVSSRLGHKSIKVTADTYLHITKKIERNALDLYEKHINL, encoded by the coding sequence ATGGCTAGTTTCAGAAAGATACGTGGTTCTTGGGAATACAGAATACGCTACAAAGACAAGCAATCTGGAAAATGGAAAGAAACGTCAAAAAGCGGCTTTGCAACAAAAAAAGAAGCTCAACTTGCTGCAAGTGAAGCAAACTTAGATTTTGAATACTATGGCTTCCAAGAAGATGGAAAAGAAACGATGTACAGCTATATGGAAAAATGGTTTGAATTATACAAACGCCCATATTTAAAACAAACAACTATCGATTTACAAGAAAGAAATATTAATAACAATATTCTTCCGCGTTGGGGTAATTATAAATTACGAGAAATTACACGTTCGGAATATACAGAGTGGCTCTTAGAATTAAGTAAAAAATATGCTACTGGATCAGTACGCCGTATTCATAGTATTATGAGCGCTGCTATAAATGATGCAGTTCATGAGTTCAGAATATTAAGAGAAACACCTTTATCACGAGTTAAAATACCGAAAAACAACACAGAAGCAAAAATTAAATTTTATTCAGTCAATGAAATGAATGCTTTGATTGAAGCATCAAAACTAAAAGTGAAACATGCAAAGTATCAACAATCGAATATGTATTATGCCATGATTCACTTGTTAGGTCATACCGGGCTTCGAATTGGTGAATGCCTTTCATTAACATGGTCTGACATTGATTTAGAAAATGGAAAACTTACAGTTAATAAGACTGTGAGTTATCCTGATAAATCTAATAGACCTGTTGTATCCAGTACCAAAACTACATCAAGTGAACGCATCATTGAGCTGGATAAAGCGACTGTTAATGTATTGAAAACATATAGTATCAATCAAAAAGAGCTTTACCTTAGATACCCAAGTATTTTAAAACCTGCAGATAAACTATTATTTCATACAGCAGATGGATTGCATTATCGAGCTAACGTAGTGCGCGATCAATTTAGAGTATTTTGCAAGCGTGCAAACGTGCCTGTATTATCTCCTCACGCACTTCGTCATAGTCACGCGGTTCATCTTTTAGAAGCTGGCGCTAATATAAAATATGTGTCGTCTCGCCTTGGTCACAAGTCGATTAAAGTTACTGCAGATACTTATTTGCATATAACAAAAAAGATCGAGCGCAATGCACTCGACCTCTACGAAAAACATATAAATTTATAA
- a CDS encoding ImmA/IrrE family metallo-endopeptidase, giving the protein MRMIETKKLFDITLSEGIVVERWDFPKPLEAVYFFEPGLPPTIGLAERIRYDSPLFRCILAEELGHYFTTANNSIANPSMTYRERLSIGKVEYKAMKWAAETLIPIEYLKMAILQEKHWTNWTLAEYFEVTIEMIDFRLQMSDAKDLVICTRYLRYG; this is encoded by the coding sequence ATGCGAATGATTGAAACTAAGAAATTATTCGATATCACTTTAAGTGAAGGAATTGTTGTTGAGCGTTGGGATTTCCCTAAACCGTTAGAGGCGGTGTACTTTTTTGAACCAGGATTACCACCTACTATAGGGCTAGCAGAAAGGATAAGATACGATTCTCCTTTATTTAGATGTATATTAGCAGAAGAATTAGGTCATTATTTTACCACTGCCAATAACTCTATTGCTAATCCTTCCATGACTTATCGAGAAAGACTTAGTATTGGTAAAGTTGAGTATAAAGCTATGAAGTGGGCTGCCGAAACATTAATTCCAATAGAGTATTTAAAAATGGCTATTTTGCAAGAAAAACACTGGACTAACTGGACACTTGCTGAATATTTTGAGGTTACTATTGAAATGATTGATTTTAGGTTGCAAATGTCTGATGCGAAGGACTTGGTTATATGCACGCGGTATCTAAGGTATGGTTGA
- a CDS encoding helix-turn-helix domain-containing protein — MDYGRRLKGLREEKGLSQKDLTDRLLLNRSTYARYETSSTQPDYSTLFKLADFYGVSVDYILGRTNVRNQEELAAHRSDDFLDDLPADAVKELELFKDFIRTKYGKTNGKGNA; from the coding sequence ATGGATTATGGTAGAAGACTTAAAGGATTAAGAGAAGAAAAAGGTTTATCTCAAAAGGACCTGACTGATAGATTATTACTTAACAGATCTACATATGCGCGCTACGAAACGTCATCAACACAACCAGATTACTCAACTTTATTTAAGTTAGCTGATTTTTATGGGGTATCTGTTGATTATATATTAGGAAGAACTAATGTAAGGAATCAAGAGGAACTAGCTGCACATCGATCAGATGATTTTTTAGATGATTTGCCGGCTGATGCTGTTAAAGAGCTAGAATTGTTTAAAGACTTTATCAGAACTAAATATGGGAAAACAAATGGAAAGGGGAATGCTTAA
- a CDS encoding helix-turn-helix transcriptional regulator yields the protein MFQDILKERRKTLGLSQEQVSILVGVERSYYTKIENGLRPSVKVAQAIGRVLNVEWTIFFIENGAKIAQTKTA from the coding sequence ATGTTTCAGGATATTTTAAAAGAACGTCGGAAAACACTTGGTTTGTCACAAGAACAGGTTTCGATATTGGTAGGAGTAGAACGCTCTTACTACACAAAAATAGAAAATGGACTCCGTCCAAGTGTAAAAGTTGCACAAGCAATTGGTCGGGTTCTAAATGTTGAATGGACCATTTTTTTTATTGAAAATGGTGCAAAAATTGCACAAACAAAAACTGCATAA
- a CDS encoding phage antirepressor KilAC domain-containing protein produces MDQLIATKQNSVGEIIVSSRELHEFLEVETPFRKWFPRMTEYGFVEGVDYTLDIFVHPLNKQETADFLLKLDMAKEIAMLQRTEKGKQARQYFLHLERMWNSPDMVIKRAMDFQQQKIVMLETQIQEDKPYTEFGKVVSMSDGAINIGAFAKLIYDKHGINIGRNKLLSWMRDSGYLIKQEGAEKNLPKQKFIERGWFKVRPTVVKRTSGDIQTGTTLVTGKGQVELTNILLSAFSEKAI; encoded by the coding sequence ATGGATCAATTAATTGCAACAAAACAAAACAGTGTTGGAGAGATTATTGTAAGTAGCCGTGAACTACATGAGTTTCTAGAAGTCGAAACACCTTTCAGAAAATGGTTTCCGCGAATGACTGAGTATGGATTTGTTGAAGGTGTAGATTATACCCTGGACATTTTTGTCCACCCCTTAAACAAACAAGAAACAGCAGATTTTTTATTGAAATTAGATATGGCTAAAGAAATCGCGATGCTCCAACGTACTGAAAAAGGCAAACAAGCTCGTCAATATTTCTTGCATCTTGAGCGTATGTGGAACAGTCCAGACATGGTCATCAAAAGGGCGATGGATTTCCAACAACAAAAAATTGTAATGCTAGAAACACAAATCCAAGAAGATAAGCCGTACACAGAATTCGGAAAAGTGGTATCAATGTCTGATGGAGCTATCAATATTGGAGCATTCGCAAAACTTATATATGACAAACATGGTATTAACATCGGACGTAATAAATTATTAAGCTGGATGCGCGATAGTGGCTATTTAATAAAACAAGAAGGCGCAGAAAAGAACCTACCTAAACAAAAATTTATTGAACGTGGATGGTTTAAGGTACGACCAACCGTTGTCAAAAGGACATCAGGAGACATTCAAACAGGTACAACTCTTGTAACTGGTAAGGGCCAAGTTGAATTAACAAACATTTTACTAAGCGCTTTCTCCGAAAAAGCAATCTGA
- a CDS encoding group-specific protein, which translates to MITVDTEFYNERAEIILREEAQKKLDTLIIEHTFWDMEELVRQTKMSIPFIRDKFFYHPDFPKFKVGSKWWMPAKETRDFLTSWLKQQPRA; encoded by the coding sequence ATGATCACCGTCGATACTGAATTTTATAACGAAAGAGCTGAAATCATCCTTCGTGAAGAAGCTCAAAAAAAGCTAGACACATTAATCATAGAACACACTTTTTGGGATATGGAAGAACTTGTTCGTCAAACAAAAATGAGTATCCCATTTATTAGAGATAAATTCTTTTATCATCCTGATTTTCCGAAATTCAAAGTAGGTTCAAAATGGTGGATGCCAGCAAAAGAAACTCGTGATTTTTTAACAAGTTGGTTGAAGCAACAACCAAGGGCATAG
- a CDS encoding helix-turn-helix domain-containing protein translates to MNEMFDAIEHGKMLKIFRKKAKMTQEDIAEELNVTQSCVSKYESGRKTLDLSTFLRWINVTGSEIPAAAMLFGMDTVNLVTQLMPAVPMFIGGMFNWIL, encoded by the coding sequence ATGAACGAAATGTTTGATGCGATAGAGCATGGAAAGATGCTAAAAATCTTTCGTAAAAAAGCGAAAATGACTCAAGAAGATATAGCCGAAGAGTTAAATGTTACACAATCATGTGTTAGTAAATATGAAAGTGGTCGAAAGACTTTAGATTTATCAACCTTTTTAAGGTGGATTAATGTGACAGGTTCAGAAATACCAGCTGCAGCAATGTTGTTCGGAATGGACACAGTGAACTTGGTAACTCAGTTAATGCCGGCAGTTCCGATGTTTATAGGAGGTATGTTCAATTGGATATTGTAG
- a CDS encoding RecT family recombinase encodes MTNQVAQQQQLTPEAQKEKQNAFVMVVADKIEKMKQLGQINLPDNYSAVNALQAAYFTLTAVDFGKNEALIDKVTPESVAFALQDMAIQGLSVAKKQGYFVPYGNKLQFLRSYHGTQAILKRLNGVKDIWANVIWKGEEFEVEYNERGQLAFKAHKVNWKAATGKKEDIEGAYCIIEREDGDQFLTVMTMDEIATAWSTAKTQNVQNKYPQEMAKRTVINRASKAFINTSDDSDLLIESVNRTTENEFEPTVKDMGDIEEVKREIEQNANSEVIDFSNEPAEKVEATVVIETKKPVQQQQASFTDGPGF; translated from the coding sequence ATGACAAATCAAGTGGCACAACAACAGCAGTTAACACCAGAAGCTCAAAAAGAAAAACAAAATGCTTTTGTAATGGTAGTTGCAGATAAAATCGAAAAAATGAAACAACTAGGGCAAATTAATTTACCAGACAATTATTCAGCAGTAAACGCATTGCAAGCTGCGTATTTCACACTTACAGCTGTGGACTTTGGTAAAAATGAAGCGTTAATCGATAAAGTTACGCCAGAATCTGTTGCATTTGCTTTACAAGACATGGCTATCCAAGGGTTATCTGTGGCTAAGAAACAAGGATACTTTGTACCTTACGGAAATAAATTGCAGTTTCTACGTTCTTATCACGGTACTCAAGCAATTCTTAAAAGATTGAATGGTGTAAAAGATATTTGGGCCAATGTTATCTGGAAAGGCGAGGAGTTTGAGGTTGAATACAACGAACGTGGTCAATTAGCTTTCAAAGCTCACAAAGTAAATTGGAAAGCTGCTACAGGTAAAAAAGAGGACATCGAAGGTGCTTATTGCATTATCGAGCGCGAGGATGGCGATCAGTTCTTAACGGTTATGACAATGGATGAAATTGCAACAGCTTGGTCAACAGCTAAAACGCAAAATGTCCAAAATAAATATCCGCAAGAAATGGCTAAACGTACAGTTATCAACCGTGCATCGAAAGCCTTTATTAATACATCTGATGATAGCGATCTATTAATAGAATCTGTTAATCGAACAACTGAAAATGAGTTTGAGCCAACAGTCAAAGATATGGGTGATATTGAAGAAGTGAAGCGAGAAATTGAACAAAACGCAAACTCAGAAGTTATTGATTTTTCTAATGAACCTGCTGAAAAAGTAGAGGCAACAGTAGTTATCGAAACTAAAAAGCCAGTACAACAACAGCAAGCATCATTCACTGATGGACCAGGCTTCTAA
- a CDS encoding MBL fold metallo-hydrolase: MIEIKTLATGSKGNCYHITDGSTPLLLECGISFKQIQQGVNFETSSLGGVLVTHEHKDHCKGVESVLNRGLDVYMSKGTQEALQLQHHRIVTVESKKQFRVGTWTILPFDVQHDVNEPLGFLLQSDNGSKLLFATDTYYVKYRFTGLTHIMIECNYDQQTLDDNVESGRVHPAMRKRVMRSHFSLENLLEFFRANDLSKVEEIHLLHLSDGNSNVERIFKAVARTTGKMIFIP, translated from the coding sequence ATGATTGAAATCAAAACTCTAGCAACAGGAAGTAAGGGGAATTGCTATCACATTACAGACGGTAGCACCCCTCTACTCCTAGAGTGTGGTATCAGCTTCAAACAGATACAGCAGGGCGTTAATTTCGAGACTTCAAGCCTTGGAGGTGTACTTGTTACCCATGAACACAAAGACCACTGTAAAGGCGTGGAATCGGTGTTAAATCGAGGGTTAGATGTTTACATGTCAAAAGGTACTCAAGAGGCTTTGCAGTTACAGCATCACCGAATTGTTACAGTCGAAAGCAAAAAGCAATTCAGAGTTGGCACATGGACTATATTGCCGTTTGATGTGCAGCACGATGTAAATGAGCCGTTAGGATTCTTATTGCAATCTGACAATGGTAGCAAGTTGTTATTCGCAACTGATACCTACTACGTGAAATACCGATTTACAGGGCTAACTCACATCATGATTGAGTGTAATTACGACCAACAAACATTGGATGACAATGTAGAGAGTGGCCGAGTACATCCAGCGATGCGAAAACGAGTTATGCGATCACATTTCAGCTTAGAAAACCTACTCGAATTTTTTAGGGCAAACGATTTGAGCAAGGTTGAGGAAATACATCTACTGCATTTATCAGATGGCAATAGCAACGTAGAGCGCATCTTTAAAGCAGTTGCAAGGACAACAGGCAAGATGATTTTTATTCCGTAG
- a CDS encoding DnaD domain protein → MAERNFKGVWIPKEIWLAKDLGWSEKVLLVEIDSLDGENGCFASNEYLADFFKLSKDRISKMISSMRDKGYITVQLVYKEGTKQIEKRIIRIVRQPYPIGENTDTPSRKQREGLGENTDTPIGENAEDNNTVINNTSNNTRDIDRQSSSPLINPNFEPIKQLFESKVRIATFADCNIIHEALEFYEPQLIKEAISAGSNSARSFKYILSILDNWRKELGVKTYADWQVKIDAKNGRQNGSGNGGTTSAKPTVFGDFCSD, encoded by the coding sequence ATGGCTGAAAGAAATTTCAAGGGCGTATGGATTCCGAAAGAAATATGGCTAGCAAAGGATTTAGGGTGGTCGGAAAAAGTACTACTGGTGGAAATTGATTCATTAGACGGTGAAAATGGGTGTTTTGCTTCTAATGAGTATTTAGCCGACTTTTTCAAACTATCAAAAGACCGCATTTCCAAAATGATTTCTAGTATGAGAGATAAGGGATATATAACGGTTCAACTAGTTTATAAAGAGGGCACAAAGCAAATTGAAAAACGAATTATTCGTATTGTACGGCAACCATACCCTATAGGCGAAAACACCGATACCCCTAGTCGAAAACAACGAGAGGGTCTAGGTGAAAACACCGATACCCCTATAGGCGAAAACGCCGAGGATAATAATACAGTAATTAATAATACATCTAATAATACAAGAGACATAGACAGACAGTCGTCTAGTCCTCTCATAAATCCGAATTTTGAACCTATTAAACAATTATTCGAAAGTAAAGTTCGTATTGCAACTTTTGCTGATTGCAACATTATTCATGAAGCACTTGAATTTTACGAACCGCAACTAATTAAAGAAGCAATCAGCGCTGGATCTAATAGTGCACGAAGCTTTAAATACATTCTTTCAATTTTAGATAACTGGCGTAAGGAGCTTGGCGTAAAAACATACGCAGATTGGCAGGTGAAGATAGATGCAAAAAACGGGCGACAGAATGGCAGCGGTAATGGAGGAACTACAAGCGCGAAGCCAACTGTGTTCGGAGACTTCTGTAGCGATTGA
- a CDS encoding DnaA ATPase domain-containing protein: MQKTGDRMAAVMEELQARSQLCSETSVAIEETNYNCSKCKDTGSYLVRKKNGYYIRGVEVEQDYYVECECSKMFKINRLIKSSAITEEFQKMSFKNFTVDGLHPKVVEMKSKANQYYTAFDEIKGFRQNSIMLIGQPGCGKTHLLTAISNYLMHAKQVPVLYFPYKDGMNNIAANNFERKNEIMDRMKEVEVLFIDDLFKPIGGKVDVKPWQTEVIFEVVNYRYLNNKPLLISSELSLDDMLYIDEALTSRLFEMAQDFTVTIPKDMKVNYRLRKVFEHR; encoded by the coding sequence ATGCAAAAAACGGGCGACAGAATGGCAGCGGTAATGGAGGAACTACAAGCGCGAAGCCAACTGTGTTCGGAGACTTCTGTAGCGATTGAGGAAACTAACTATAACTGTTCCAAGTGTAAAGATACTGGCAGTTACTTAGTCCGCAAAAAGAATGGCTACTATATCCGAGGTGTTGAAGTTGAGCAGGACTATTATGTCGAATGCGAATGTAGCAAGATGTTCAAGATTAATAGGCTCATTAAATCAAGTGCTATTACGGAAGAATTTCAGAAAATGAGTTTTAAAAACTTCACAGTCGATGGTCTCCATCCAAAGGTTGTTGAAATGAAAAGTAAGGCCAATCAGTACTATACAGCCTTTGATGAGATTAAAGGTTTCAGACAGAACAGTATCATGCTTATTGGACAACCAGGTTGTGGCAAGACGCATCTATTAACCGCCATATCTAATTATCTGATGCATGCAAAGCAAGTGCCTGTGCTGTACTTCCCTTACAAAGATGGTATGAACAATATCGCTGCAAACAACTTTGAACGAAAAAACGAAATTATGGATCGGATGAAAGAGGTTGAAGTCCTGTTCATAGATGATTTGTTTAAACCGATTGGCGGGAAAGTTGATGTGAAGCCGTGGCAGACCGAGGTCATCTTTGAAGTAGTCAACTATCGTTATCTGAACAACAAGCCGTTACTAATATCCAGCGAGCTATCACTGGACGACATGCTTTATATTGACGAGGCATTAACAAGCAGGCTGTTTGAAATGGCTCAAGATTTCACGGTAACGATTCCAAAGGACATGAAAGTGAACTACCGATTACGCAAGGTATTTGAACATAGATAG